Within Paenibacillus albicereus, the genomic segment GTGCCCTCGGCCGCCGCCAAGGCCGGCGTGCTGGCGATGACGCGCTCGCTGGCCGTCGAGTGGGCGCGCTACGGCATCCGCCATGTGGCGATCGCGCCGGGGCCGTTCCCGACCGAAGGCGCTTGGTCAAGACTGCTGCCCACGCCGGAGCTGGCGCAGGGCATGATCGACCGCATTCCGCTCCAGCGTGTCGGCAGCAAGGAGGAGCTGGCCGACCTGGCCGCCTACCTCGTCTCCGACTACGCCGCCTATCTGAACGGCGAGTGCGTGACGATCGACGGCGGCGAGTGGCTGCAGGGGGCCGGGCAGTTCAACGGCCTGCTGGAGGTCACCGGGCCGCAATGGGATCAGCTTGCGGAGCTGAGCCGCAAGGGCGGAAAATAAGACGGCTCGCCGCTTGCTCGAAACGACGTCCATCGAACCGCTCGAAGATGATTCCTGTCCTGGCAGGAGTCATCTTTTTTCGTGCGGACGGTTGCCGATGCGAGGACGAACAAAGCAAAAAGACACCCGCATGCAGCCCGCCTTGGAAACAAAGCGGCCTGCATTCGGGTGTCCTTTCGGTGAAAAAACGACATGCTTGAGGCTCAACGCTTCGGATGCGCCTTCAGCCAAGCGAGCATGTCGTCCAGCGTGGCGACCGGAACGATGTTCAAGCGTTCCGCTCCTTTGCGGGCGTCCGCCTCCTGCCCGACCGGAACGAAAAAGACATCTGCGCCCGCGCGCTGCACGGCAAACGCCTTTTGCTCGATGCCGCCGATGCGTCCGATTCGGCCCGCCGCGTCGATCGTGCCGGTGCCCGCGACACGGTTGCCGCCGGCGATGCCGCCGGGCGTGAGCTGGTCGATGACGGTCAGCGCAAGCATCGCGCCATGCGAAGGGCCGCCTTGGTAGGCGAGATAGCTGCGGTACTCCATCCCCCGCGTCAGATCCGCCTTGGTCCGGTCCTGGACCTGGATGCCGAGCACGGCGCGCCGCGAGTCGTCCGCGGATGCCTTGGAGCGGATGACGGCGACGGCCTTGCCGCCGCCGCGCTCATAGCCGATCTGGACGTCCTCCCCCGGCGCGACATCGGCCATCCTCTCCGCCAGCTCGCCCGTCGTGCGCGCCAGCCGGCCGTCCACGGACAGCAGCAGGTCGCCCGGCTTCAGCCGGTTCTCCGCCGGACCGCCTTCCTGCACCGCCAGCACCTGCACGCCCTGGGGCAGGACGCCCTGGCCGAGACCAAGCTTCTGCAGCGCCACCGCCGTGCCGATCTCGTTGGCTCCGGCACGCTGGACATGGACCTGGCGCTGGATCTCCGAGATCGGAATGCTCGTGTCGCGCTTCTCCAGCTTCACGCGGGGGAACAGCGCGGCCACGAGCCAATCGACAGGAAAGGCGGGCCGCTCGATGACGAGCACGCCTGCGAGCGAGCCCTGCGGCTGTCCTCCCTCTACGTGCGCATAGCGGTTCATGTTCAAGGTGAACCCCGGCGTGAGCGCCGAATACGGCGTCGGGTAGAGCAGCGCCGCCCCGAGAAGCAGCACGATTGCCGCGAAGCCCAGCGTGCCGAACGGGACTTTGCGCCGGGCGCGCTCCTCCAGCCCCGCATCAAGCAGCACAATCACGGCCGTCAGGCCGCAGGTCCAGGCCAAAAAGCCGAGCCGCTCCGGCTGCGCCAGCAGCAGGCCCGACGCGAGCAGGCCGCCGGCCGCGATCGGCAGCCGCAGCCAGCCGAGCCGCCGGCGGCCCGTGCGGCTCCACGCCCGGTACGCCCCGACCGTCCAGCAGAGCGGAATCAGCGCGCAAGCGCGGGCGAGCGCCTCCAGCAGGTCGATCCAATACCATCCGCCTGCCCGGACCGGATCGGCCAGCCAGACGAGCGGCCCGATCGCCGCCGCGGCCAGCGCCGCCGCGAACGAGGCGACATACCAACGATTGTTCAAGCCCACCACGCCCCGCTTTCCGCGTCATTTCCTGATGTTTCCCATTTCTTAGCATACAGGAGACGCCGAGCCGATTTCAAACTCGCGGGAGGCGCGTGGTACAATGAAGCCAAGCACCGCATAAGAAAGGTTGAGCCGACCATGAACGAACTGAATTGGAGCGCCATCAAATCCGGGCTGCCCGGATGGATGGAGGATGCCCGCGGGATCGCGCCGCTCGGCAAAGTCGCCTCTTACATTCCCGAGCTGTCCAAGGCCGATCCGCAATCGCTCGGCTTTCATCTTCTTTCCTCGGACGGAACGGCCCTCTCCGCAGGAGACTGCGGACGCCGGTTCACGATGCAGAGCATCTCCAAGGTGTTCACGCTCATGCTCGCGCTGATGGACATCGGCGAGGAGCGCGTCTTCAGCAAGGTCGGCATGGAGCCGACCGGGGACAGCTTCAACAGCATGCTCAAGCTCGAGCTCGTGCAGCCGGGCATCCCGTTCAATCCGCTTATCAATGCCGGCGCGATCGTCGTCAGCTCGCTCATCGCCGGCTCGTCGAACGAGGAGAAATCGGACCGGATCGCCGCCTTCCTCGGCCGCCTCGCCGGCGGCGGGCCGCTCGAGCTGGACGAGCCGACCTACCGCTCCGAATCGCAGTCCGGCCATCTGAACCGCTCCATGGCGTATTTTTTGACCGATAACGGCGTTCTCGAGAGCGGCGTAGAGGACGTGCTCGAGGTGTACTTCAAGCATTGCTCGCTGCTCGTCGACTGCGGCCAGCTCGCCCGCATGGCGCTCGTGCTGTCGCTGGACGGCCTCGATCCGGACAGCGGCGATCGGCTGATTCCGCGGCGCTACGTGCAGATCGCCAAGACATTCATGGTCACCTGCGGCATGTACAACGGCTCCGGCGAGTTCGCGATCGACGTCGGCCTGCCGGCCAAATCCGGCGTCTCCGGCGGCATCCTGGCGCTGCTGCCCGGGCGCGCGGGCATCGGCCTGGTCGGGCCTTCGCTGAACCGCCACGGCAACAGCATCGCCGGCGTCCATCTGCTCGAGACGCTGTCCAAGGAGTTCGACTGGAGCCTGTTCTGACGCTGCGGATGCCGGCGCTAGCCGGCGCTCCGCACCTGGAACGTCATGTTCAGTCCCCAGCCGGCTTCGCCTTGCTGCTCCCACAACTCTCCGCCGTTGAGCTCGACGAGCCGCTTCGCCTCGCTCTGCCAGGCGCGCGAGCCTGCAGCGCCTCCGTCCGGCTGATCCAGCAGCAGCTGGATCAACAGATCGAGCTTGCCGTCCTCCGAATTGACCGAGTTGACATGGATGTTGAGCCGCGTGCTGCCGGCATCGGACGCTTCCCCCGCTATTTGCAGCAGGAGTCCGAGCAGCTCGGACAGCTGGTCCCTTCGGCCGTGCACCTGATGCGGCACCTCCGCGGACACCCAGCAGATCAGCCGGCTCGGCGATTCGGATTCGCCATGCTTGTCCGCCAGGTCCTTGGACAGATCTAGGATGGAGAACGGGAGCTCGTCAAAGCCCTCCCAGCCGTCCTCCTCGTCCGCATGCAGCATCAGCGACTGGACCAGCGACGCAAGATGCTCCGCGTTCATGCGCAGCTCCTCGAGCATGTCGAGCTGGCCCTGGTCGAGCGGCGTGTCCGCCAGCAGCTGCGCCATTCCATCGATGCTGGTCACTCCATTCATCATTTCAAAGGCGAGCGAGCGCAGCCGTTCTCCTTTTTGGGCCATGGACGGGTCCGAGCCGGCTTCGCCGCTGTCCTGCGATCGAAGCGAGCCGCCCTCCGAAGGCAGGGCGACGGACTGCGAGTCGGCGGCGCGGAGCAGGACATCCTTGTCCTCGCTGCTGAACGGCCGCTCTTTGCGCAGCATGCCGACCTTCTTGAGGCCGGACGGCCTTGCGGCGATGCGGGCCTGAATGCGATGGAAGCGGAGCACGACATCCTCGTCCGCTTCCGGAGCCTCCGGAGGCGGCAGGACCATGCCCAGATGAAGCACCGGCTCTCCGCTGTGGCAGAGGGCGACGACGCAGTCCCCCTCGCCCGTCTCGTCCGCTATGTAGTAAGCATCCGCCTGCACGGCTGCGCTCAGCTCCTGCAGGACGAGCTGGAGCTCGTCCTGCATCCTCCGCATCTGCGCGCGCGGCACGCTCTGCTCCTCGTTGTTGCCTGTTTTCCCCATCATGCTCTCCTACTTTCTCTCCTTTCCTTGTCCGAAAAATAAAAAGAGCCTCGGAACCAAGCCGCCATGGGGCAGCTGTCTCCTCGGCTCATGTTCAGCGTGGCAATGGCCATCTGTTCATTAAGTCGATGTTTCGGATGGAAAAGTGAATACGATGATGCTCTGGTCCTGATCGAACTTCCAGTCCAGGTAGATCCCGTCCGGCGTCCGTCCGAGCGCTTGGTTCATATCGACCTCCGTCACCAGCAGCGACTTCTCGAGCGCCCGCTTGGCGACCCGCAGAGCGGGCTCGTAGCCTGCCCTCAACAGCTCCTTCTCGAGCTTGATGAGGATGCCGGATCGGACGATGACGAGCGTGCGCGCGTTCGTCCAGAACGAATGCATGGCGTCGGGCATCTTCTCCGCCTCGGCCGAGATGCGCTCGACCTGGCGATGGATATACTCCTTGCCGCGATACGATTCCTGGTACCGGTCGAACAGCGAGCTGTCCACGAGGCCGATCATGATTCCGGAATGGTTGTCCAGATTCCAGTCGTAATAAATGTGCTGAAGCTCGAGACCAAGCGTGCGGAGGATCAAAGCCTTGAACTCCGGCACAAGCAGGTCCATCACCAGCTGCCGCGTATCCCGTACGGCCTCGTCCTTGTTCTGCTGGAGCATTATTTTCTCCACGACGCTGACGAACTGGCGGAAATGCATGCTTACGCATACCTCGTTGGCGGAAACGTAAATCGACTCCGGCCCTTTGCCGAAGCGGTCCCGGAGCAGCTTCCCCATCTGGCTCGTAAGCTGAGTCATAGCCATGCGGTTCTCCAAGACTGAACTCATCCTTCTTCCCCGACTCTCCTATTTAACCACGAAAATAAGTTCCGCTTACGTTGTGGAACGAATCGTATTATAGCACAAGCCAAATGTTTCCGTCATCTGTTTGCTTCTCCTTGTTCGCGATCGGCAGGACATGATACGATACGGATTATGGACACCAATACCTCTCCCCTGAAATGGATCTTTTTCGACGTCGGCGAGACGCTGGTCGACGAATCCGAGCCGATCGAGGACATCACCCGTCAGCTCATCGCCGCCGCCGGACGCCGAGGCATCGCCGTCCAGCGCGAGCAGGTGCGCGAGCTGTGGATGGAAGCGCATCGCCGCTTTTCCCCGTTCCCGATGGCGGACATCCTGCAGGCGCTGTTCCCGGGCGACGAGCTGCGCCGTGCGATCTGGTCCGAGATGAAGTACCGCAAGGAGCTTGACCGGCCGTTTCCGGGCGCGCTCGGCCTCTTGCAGCGGCTGCGCGCCTCCTATCGGATCGGCATCATCGCCAATCAGAGCGCCGGAACGGCGGACCGGCTGCGCTCCTACGGCCTGCTGGAGCATATCGACGAGGTGTTCGCCTCCGCCGAGCTGGGCCTCGCCAAGCCCGACCCCAAGCTCTACGAATACGCGCTGCAGGCGACAGGCTGTCCGCCCGCCCAGTCGCTCATGGTCGGAGACCGCATCGACAACGACATCGTGCCGGCCAAGCATCTCGGCATGCGGGCGGTCTGGGTCCGCCAAGGACTGGCGCTGCGCCAGTACAGCCCGTCCCGGACCAGCCGTCCGGACGGGATCATCGACGCGATCGGCGAGCTCGAGGGCTGGCTCGCCGCCTGGCCGTCCGCGCCGCCGCCCCTATGACAAAGACCGCTCCTAGGAGCGGTCTTTGTCATAGGACAGCGATGCGCCGCTGTCGCCCGTCGCAGGTGCGGCCGGTCGGCCGTCGCCGAAGTCTTCGTCTTCCTCGTCGGAGTCGTCGAGCTTCTTGAAGCCGATCCAGAACAAAACGAGCATGCCGATCATAAGGACGGCGAATAAGCTTAAATAAAACCAGTCTACCGGAGTCGAGGATTCTGCGTGCATCGTTCAAAGCCACTCCTTCCTGCTCCTAGTGTAACGGATCGGATCAGGGCGATGATGGCTCTTTTGGGCTATAAATGTGACAAATCACGTACCCTTGCGGATCGGCTCCTTGACCGCCGCCAGCTCGTAGCGGGAAACCTCCGTATCCAGCACGTACTCCGGCTTTTCCTGCCCGCGGCTGTTGCGATGGCCCTGGATATGGACGTCGCTCTTCTCCCAGTTTTTCCAAGCCTGCTCCGATTCCCAGCGGATCTGGACGATGACCTCCTCCTCGCCGCGCCCCACGACCTTCTGAAGGATCTGAATATCGACGAACCCGTCGAATTCCTGCACCGGACCCGGCTTGCTGAACCGCTCGACGACTTGTCCGGCGTGTCCTTCCTTCACTTTGATCCTTCGTTGGATGACCAGCATCTGCATTCCTTCTTTCTTCGCTTGAAGTCCCGCATATGTCCAGTCTAATTGATAATAATTATCACTGTCAAACAATCGAGCCGAAGCTTGATCGAGACTGGAGCGGATCGTACAATGGACGTTATGGCCCTTACAACTAGACCTCGATTTCCGCTTGTCGTCCCGTTGCTCGTCGGCATGGCCGCGATCTCCTTCGCCCCGATCCTCGTGCGCTACTCGGATGCGCCGGTATCCGTGCAAGGTCAGTACCGCATGCTGCTCACGTTCCTGCTTCTGCTTCCGTTCGCGTGGAAGCAGCTGCCCGCGATCCGCAGGCTGACGCTCCGGGACTGGGCGCTGCTCGCCGGCGCCGGCTTCTTCCTGGCGCTGCATTTCCTGCTTTGGATGGCGTCGCTCTCCTATACGTCGATCGCCAGCTCGACCATCATGCTGACGCTGGAGCCCGCTTTCGTGGCGGCTCTCGCCTTCTTTTTCCTGCGGGACCGGCTGGGCAAGCTGGCCATCGTCGGCATGGCGATCTCCATCGGAGGCGCCGTGCTCGTCAGCTCCGGCGACTTCGGCCTCTCTCGCACGGCCTTCTTCGGCGACGCCCTGTCGCTGCTGTCGACCGTCGCGATCGCCTTCAACATGATCCTCGCCAAACGGCTCCTCGAGCGGATGCCGGCATTCGTCTACAGCCTGGTCGTCTTCGGCGTGACGACGGTGCTGTTCGCCGGCTACAACGGCGCCTTGGGCTATTCCATGACCGATTACCCGCCTCGCGAATGGATGATCTTCCTGCTGCTTGCCGTCATCCCGACCGTCTTCGGCCATCTGCTCTTCAACTGGCTGCTGCAGCATCTGCGGGCGACGACCGTCTCGATGACCGTGCTTGCCGAGCCGATCGGCGCCAGCCTGCTTGCCTTGATGCTGTTCGGCGAGACCTTCGGCGCGCTCCAGCTTATCGGCGGAGCCGTCATGATGGGCGGATTTGCCGTCTATTTGCGCGGCGAACGCTCCGCAGAACCGCCGGCAGCCGTCGCTGCCCAAGCGGCCGGCGACATGGAGCCGGCTCCGCCTGGCGGCGCCTGCGCCTCGTCCGCTTCGGCTTCGACCGCGCCTTAGCCCGCCCTCCCGCAGCCGGCTATTCCTTCTCGAGCGCGTCCAGCATGGCGGCGAACGCCTCTTCCTCGTCTTTTCCGCGCACGCGCAGGAACACTTCGGTCCCTCGGCGGATCGGCAGGAGCAGCATGCCGAGCAGGCTTTTGACATCGACGATGTTGATGTTGTCGCCGCTAGCGAATTCCAACTTGATGTCGGACTGGAACGTCGCCGCCTCCGCCGACAGGCGCGTCAGGTCTTCACGGCCGAAATCGGCCTGGATGATGAATTCATGCACTCTCATGCTCCTCTGACCTTCCTTGACGATGAGATGGGCTTGCTTTCCTCTTCTTTCTGTATGGATATTCGGCCAGCCGCCAAAGGTTCCTGCGTTCGGAAGGAAGCGAGGCTTAAAGCCGGCCGGATGGGGT encodes:
- a CDS encoding PDZ domain-containing protein, producing the protein MNNRWYVASFAAALAAAAIGPLVWLADPVRAGGWYWIDLLEALARACALIPLCWTVGAYRAWSRTGRRRLGWLRLPIAAGGLLASGLLLAQPERLGFLAWTCGLTAVIVLLDAGLEERARRKVPFGTLGFAAIVLLLGAALLYPTPYSALTPGFTLNMNRYAHVEGGQPQGSLAGVLVIERPAFPVDWLVAALFPRVKLEKRDTSIPISEIQRQVHVQRAGANEIGTAVALQKLGLGQGVLPQGVQVLAVQEGGPAENRLKPGDLLLSVDGRLARTTGELAERMADVAPGEDVQIGYERGGGKAVAVIRSKASADDSRRAVLGIQVQDRTKADLTRGMEYRSYLAYQGGPSHGAMLALTVIDQLTPGGIAGGNRVAGTGTIDAAGRIGRIGGIEQKAFAVQRAGADVFFVPVGQEADARKGAERLNIVPVATLDDMLAWLKAHPKR
- the glsA gene encoding glutaminase A; the encoded protein is MNELNWSAIKSGLPGWMEDARGIAPLGKVASYIPELSKADPQSLGFHLLSSDGTALSAGDCGRRFTMQSISKVFTLMLALMDIGEERVFSKVGMEPTGDSFNSMLKLELVQPGIPFNPLINAGAIVVSSLIAGSSNEEKSDRIAAFLGRLAGGGPLELDEPTYRSESQSGHLNRSMAYFLTDNGVLESGVEDVLEVYFKHCSLLVDCGQLARMALVLSLDGLDPDSGDRLIPRRYVQIAKTFMVTCGMYNGSGEFAIDVGLPAKSGVSGGILALLPGRAGIGLVGPSLNRHGNSIAGVHLLETLSKEFDWSLF
- a CDS encoding HAMP domain-containing histidine kinase codes for the protein MMGKTGNNEEQSVPRAQMRRMQDELQLVLQELSAAVQADAYYIADETGEGDCVVALCHSGEPVLHLGMVLPPPEAPEADEDVVLRFHRIQARIAARPSGLKKVGMLRKERPFSSEDKDVLLRAADSQSVALPSEGGSLRSQDSGEAGSDPSMAQKGERLRSLAFEMMNGVTSIDGMAQLLADTPLDQGQLDMLEELRMNAEHLASLVQSLMLHADEEDGWEGFDELPFSILDLSKDLADKHGESESPSRLICWVSAEVPHQVHGRRDQLSELLGLLLQIAGEASDAGSTRLNIHVNSVNSEDGKLDLLIQLLLDQPDGGAAGSRAWQSEAKRLVELNGGELWEQQGEAGWGLNMTFQVRSAG
- a CDS encoding Na-translocating system protein MpsC family protein, yielding MTQLTSQMGKLLRDRFGKGPESIYVSANEVCVSMHFRQFVSVVEKIMLQQNKDEAVRDTRQLVMDLLVPEFKALILRTLGLELQHIYYDWNLDNHSGIMIGLVDSSLFDRYQESYRGKEYIHRQVERISAEAEKMPDAMHSFWTNARTLVIVRSGILIKLEKELLRAGYEPALRVAKRALEKSLLVTEVDMNQALGRTPDGIYLDWKFDQDQSIIVFTFPSETST
- a CDS encoding HAD family hydrolase; the protein is MDTNTSPLKWIFFDVGETLVDESEPIEDITRQLIAAAGRRGIAVQREQVRELWMEAHRRFSPFPMADILQALFPGDELRRAIWSEMKYRKELDRPFPGALGLLQRLRASYRIGIIANQSAGTADRLRSYGLLEHIDEVFASAELGLAKPDPKLYEYALQATGCPPAQSLMVGDRIDNDIVPAKHLGMRAVWVRQGLALRQYSPSRTSRPDGIIDAIGELEGWLAAWPSAPPPL
- a CDS encoding antibiotic biosynthesis monooxygenase, coding for MLVIQRRIKVKEGHAGQVVERFSKPGPVQEFDGFVDIQILQKVVGRGEEEVIVQIRWESEQAWKNWEKSDVHIQGHRNSRGQEKPEYVLDTEVSRYELAAVKEPIRKGT
- a CDS encoding DMT family transporter; this translates as MAAISFAPILVRYSDAPVSVQGQYRMLLTFLLLLPFAWKQLPAIRRLTLRDWALLAGAGFFLALHFLLWMASLSYTSIASSTIMLTLEPAFVAALAFFFLRDRLGKLAIVGMAISIGGAVLVSSGDFGLSRTAFFGDALSLLSTVAIAFNMILAKRLLERMPAFVYSLVVFGVTTVLFAGYNGALGYSMTDYPPREWMIFLLLAVIPTVFGHLLFNWLLQHLRATTVSMTVLAEPIGASLLALMLFGETFGALQLIGGAVMMGGFAVYLRGERSAEPPAAVAAQAAGDMEPAPPGGACASSASASTAP
- a CDS encoding HPr family phosphocarrier protein; this translates as MRVHEFIIQADFGREDLTRLSAEAATFQSDIKLEFASGDNINIVDVKSLLGMLLLPIRRGTEVFLRVRGKDEEEAFAAMLDALEKE